One region of Mycolicibacterium insubricum genomic DNA includes:
- a CDS encoding YncE family protein, with protein sequence MVVIALAAGGIAFWRNYTAEREAKRITDFANGLQVLAVIPVGKRPHGVVYDPGTGLVYTVSGATGTGYDDSEKTISVVDVNAQSVVATIPVGGDLGAVGIDPGAGSLFVTHATGANSTEIAVIDLKTRSVVGSIATSGRWDDFVVDAVNHQLWVVPRSGNTLSVVDTNTRQPLFTVPTSGDASFDGIGVDGERHRAYYSYSTGSGSYNTAFTVLDSTSGEEIADFPIDCRGLSAMIFDGAGNPIGLSGSNMCVVDVAGRSGNDFYLPRDLFYQAYDPEYGLMFATNPYANVVTIVQPAQQRSLRTIDTTDPLGVVVDTAQHRIYVANNKSSTLTIIGTPGS encoded by the coding sequence GTGGTGGTCATCGCGCTGGCGGCCGGCGGCATCGCGTTCTGGCGGAATTACACCGCAGAGCGGGAAGCCAAGCGGATCACCGATTTCGCCAATGGGTTGCAGGTGCTCGCCGTGATCCCGGTCGGCAAGCGCCCGCACGGGGTCGTGTACGACCCGGGCACCGGGTTGGTGTACACCGTTTCCGGCGCGACAGGGACCGGATACGACGACTCCGAGAAGACCATCTCCGTTGTCGATGTCAACGCCCAGTCCGTCGTTGCGACGATCCCCGTCGGAGGCGACCTGGGAGCCGTCGGCATCGATCCCGGAGCGGGATCACTGTTCGTCACCCATGCCACCGGCGCGAATTCCACGGAAATCGCCGTTATCGACCTGAAGACCAGAAGCGTCGTTGGATCCATCGCGACAAGCGGGCGTTGGGATGACTTCGTCGTCGATGCCGTCAATCATCAACTTTGGGTTGTCCCACGGTCCGGCAATACCCTCTCCGTTGTCGACACCAACACCCGGCAGCCGCTGTTCACCGTGCCGACCTCGGGTGACGCCTCATTCGACGGTATCGGCGTCGATGGCGAGCGTCACCGCGCCTACTACAGCTATTCCACCGGCAGTGGTTCGTACAACACCGCGTTCACGGTGCTCGACTCCACCTCGGGAGAGGAAATCGCGGACTTCCCGATCGACTGCAGAGGACTGAGCGCAATGATCTTCGACGGGGCCGGAAATCCCATCGGCCTCAGCGGCAGCAACATGTGCGTCGTCGACGTCGCGGGCCGTTCCGGTAACGACTTCTACCTTCCCCGTGACCTGTTCTACCAAGCCTATGACCCCGAATACGGCCTGATGTTCGCCACCAACCCGTACGCGAACGTCGTCACTATCGTGCAGCCTGCCCAACAGCGCAGCCTGCGGACCATCGACACCACCGACCCGCTGGGCGTCGTCGTCGATACCGCCCAACACAGGATCTACGTGGCCAACAACAAGTCGAGCACCCTGACCATCATCGGCACCCCCGGAAGCTGA
- a CDS encoding GNAT family N-acetyltransferase — MTVGPAGIDDVAALAELAAETFPLACPPTVPDDDVAGYIATHLGAEHFAGYLADADCTVLAARSGDRILGYTMLIRGEPTDPVVAQSVPGRPTMELSKMYVRADAHGSGVATALMAAAIDAARYDGLASVWLGVNQRNARAQAFYRKSGFTVCGTRTFALGGHVEQDFVLARPLGSRARRSVGYEQQVR, encoded by the coding sequence GTGACCGTCGGCCCCGCCGGGATCGACGACGTGGCGGCGCTGGCCGAACTGGCCGCTGAGACGTTCCCGTTGGCCTGTCCCCCAACGGTTCCCGACGACGACGTCGCCGGGTACATCGCCACCCACCTCGGCGCCGAGCACTTCGCCGGCTATCTGGCCGATGCCGACTGCACCGTGCTGGCCGCCCGCTCCGGTGACCGAATCCTCGGATACACCATGCTGATCCGCGGCGAGCCCACCGATCCGGTTGTGGCACAGTCGGTTCCCGGACGGCCGACGATGGAACTGTCGAAGATGTACGTGCGCGCCGACGCGCACGGTTCCGGGGTGGCCACGGCGCTGATGGCAGCCGCGATCGACGCCGCCCGCTACGACGGGTTGGCCTCCGTCTGGCTCGGGGTCAATCAGCGCAACGCCCGCGCGCAGGCGTTCTACCGCAAGAGCGGCTTCACCGTCTGCGGCACCCGCACCTTTGCCCTCGGCGGGCACGTCGAGCAGGACTTCGTGCTGGCCCGACCGCTCGGATCTCGCGCGCGGCGATCGGTAGGGTACGAGCAGCAAGTCCGGTGA
- the zapE gene encoding cell division protein ZapE, with protein sequence MPAPAHLTDRHPTVSPERLIAGLVPPPTFADVSFDSYRPDPGEPTQAAAVGFCRRFCEEAAKQREGKRKMFGKREPGTGVGLYLDGGFGVGKTHLLASIYYTLAAGPAPAAFATFGELTQLAGVFGFTECIDLLADYAVVCIDEFELDDPGNTTLVSRMLSQLVERGVSIAATSNTLPEQLGEGRFAAQDFMREINTLSAIFTTVRIEGPDYRHRGLPPAPEPLSDDEVTARAAAVDAATLDDFDALCAHLATMHPSRYLALIEGVSAVFITGVHALDDQSVALRLVALTDRLYDAGIPVVASGEKLDTIFSPEMLAGGYRKKYLRATSRLLALTAAGMELPGPA encoded by the coding sequence ATGCCCGCTCCCGCCCACCTGACAGATCGGCACCCCACGGTTTCCCCGGAGCGGCTGATAGCCGGGCTGGTTCCGCCGCCCACATTCGCCGATGTGAGCTTCGACAGCTACCGCCCGGATCCCGGCGAGCCGACCCAGGCCGCCGCCGTCGGGTTCTGCCGCCGGTTCTGTGAGGAGGCCGCCAAACAGCGCGAGGGCAAGCGCAAGATGTTCGGCAAGCGTGAGCCCGGCACCGGCGTCGGTCTGTACCTCGACGGCGGGTTCGGCGTCGGTAAGACCCACCTGCTGGCGTCCATCTACTACACGCTGGCCGCCGGCCCGGCGCCCGCGGCGTTCGCGACGTTCGGCGAGCTCACCCAGCTGGCCGGGGTGTTCGGCTTCACCGAGTGCATCGACCTACTCGCCGACTACGCCGTGGTGTGCATCGACGAATTCGAGCTCGACGACCCGGGCAACACCACGCTGGTGTCCCGGATGCTGTCGCAACTGGTCGAGCGCGGGGTGTCGATCGCGGCGACGTCGAACACCCTGCCCGAGCAGCTCGGCGAGGGCCGCTTCGCCGCGCAGGACTTCATGCGGGAGATCAACACACTGTCGGCGATCTTCACCACCGTGCGCATCGAGGGCCCGGACTACCGGCACCGCGGACTGCCGCCGGCGCCTGAACCGCTGAGCGACGACGAGGTGACCGCCCGCGCCGCCGCCGTCGACGCGGCGACGCTCGACGACTTCGACGCGCTGTGCGCGCACCTGGCGACCATGCACCCGTCGCGCTACCTGGCGCTGATCGAAGGGGTGTCGGCGGTGTTCATCACCGGCGTGCACGCGCTGGACGACCAGAGCGTGGCGCTGCGGCTGGTGGCCCTCACCGACCGGCTCTATGACGCGGGCATTCCCGTGGTGGCGTCGGGGGAGAAGCTGGACACCATCTTCAGCCCGGAGATGCTGGCGGGCGGGTACCGCAAGAAGTATCTGCGCGCCACGTCGCGCTTGCTCGCCCTGACCGCCGCGGGGATGGAGCTGCCGGGGCCGGCATAG